From a region of the Neobacillus niacini genome:
- a CDS encoding helix-turn-helix domain-containing protein produces MGGNIIEGKWLIAERDLNEREGLKWLLKTSSIPVTKILLASNFQDFIVTFEKETPDIILLELDMVSSDNWSSFRELMQIYQPILLLTSAEATFEKARMAIDLQALELMIKPFSATKVKSAYQKATKGLDKKHDSKKKPVAQVYYDSTYESLFISNSEVLEDYIIAAFKVENSEKIGMLYSFLSDYPFKELHGIFPLSDRVVLLFKESCQNSKEQCQKAMRRWEEEFSDPLAILIRNEKSPHISLNEKFLETQKMMEFTYYHGYRQIIEFENTADWVHIDPFLAPPEQRAWLDMLANHDIEGIKTWLYDQFLRLENPYPDPGLVRIRLTSILAQIRRFMKTYDLDEQQSYENEYRYIFHSILYDSVLYRSVQNLILFIQKIFLGVDSSQQMVKQDPIERGISYIESHFTNQELKLEDVAKYVDRNSSYFSHLLISKTGRSFTEILTGIRIKEAKRYLLETSKPVKEISHLIGYHNPNYFSRTFKEIVGVSPREFRMNKG; encoded by the coding sequence ATGGGGGGGAATATCATAGAAGGAAAATGGCTGATTGCGGAACGTGATTTAAATGAACGAGAAGGATTAAAATGGCTGTTAAAAACATCCTCCATCCCTGTAACAAAGATTCTACTAGCCTCTAACTTTCAGGATTTTATTGTAACATTTGAAAAAGAAACGCCGGATATCATCCTTTTAGAACTCGATATGGTTAGCAGTGACAATTGGTCTAGCTTCCGAGAACTAATGCAGATTTACCAGCCTATTTTGCTGTTAACCAGTGCAGAGGCAACCTTTGAAAAAGCACGAATGGCGATTGACCTTCAAGCTTTAGAATTGATGATCAAACCGTTTTCTGCCACAAAGGTAAAATCTGCTTATCAAAAAGCGACGAAAGGACTTGATAAAAAACATGATTCTAAAAAGAAACCCGTTGCTCAAGTGTATTACGACTCAACCTATGAGTCGCTGTTTATTTCCAATTCAGAAGTTTTAGAAGACTATATCATCGCGGCTTTTAAAGTCGAAAATAGTGAAAAAATTGGAATGTTATATTCCTTCTTATCAGACTACCCTTTCAAAGAACTTCATGGTATTTTCCCTTTAAGTGATAGGGTTGTTCTTTTGTTTAAAGAATCTTGCCAAAATAGTAAAGAGCAATGTCAAAAGGCGATGAGAAGGTGGGAAGAGGAATTTTCCGACCCGCTTGCTATTTTAATCAGGAATGAAAAATCACCACACATTAGTCTCAATGAAAAGTTTCTAGAAACGCAGAAAATGATGGAGTTTACCTATTATCACGGTTATCGGCAAATAATTGAGTTTGAGAATACAGCAGACTGGGTACATATCGACCCTTTTTTGGCTCCTCCGGAACAAAGGGCATGGTTGGACATGCTCGCAAATCATGACATTGAAGGTATAAAAACATGGTTATATGATCAATTTCTCCGATTAGAAAATCCTTATCCTGATCCTGGATTGGTAAGAATTAGACTTACAAGTATTCTGGCACAAATTAGACGATTCATGAAGACCTATGATTTAGATGAACAGCAAAGCTACGAAAACGAGTATCGATATATATTCCATTCGATTTTGTATGATAGTGTTCTCTATCGGTCCGTACAAAATCTAATCTTGTTTATTCAAAAGATATTTTTAGGTGTTGATTCCAGCCAACAGATGGTTAAACAGGATCCAATTGAACGCGGTATTTCCTATATTGAGTCTCATTTTACAAACCAAGAACTAAAGCTAGAAGATGTGGCAAAATACGTCGATAGGAATTCATCCTATTTCAGTCATTTGCTGATTTCAAAAACTGGCCGAAGCTTTACGGAAATCCTGACAGGGATAAGAATAAAAGAAGCGAAAAGATACCTGCTTGAGACCAGCAAGCCAGTAAAGGAAATTTCACACTTAATTGGTTATCATAATCCGAACTACTTTAGCAGAACGTTTAAGGAAATAGTCGGAGTATCACCGAGAGAATTTCGGATGAATAAGGGATAA
- a CDS encoding VWA-like domain-containing protein — protein sequence MKWHKNLLKIIQDRQGKKLALIVDTSTNETKIDLIANIVTFFKELTPETTLVQADFKIRSTDPITEGTEIKYHTHGKASYTLALEWAEEEKIETVFYITDLTGFLPEDMQVPYEVYWLVPTEFVPKAPFGKVMKVV from the coding sequence ATGAAATGGCACAAAAATTTGCTTAAAATCATACAGGACCGCCAAGGTAAAAAACTTGCTTTAATTGTTGACACCTCAACAAATGAAACGAAAATTGACCTCATTGCAAATATTGTAACTTTTTTCAAAGAACTAACTCCGGAAACCACACTTGTTCAGGCTGATTTTAAAATCCGTAGTACAGATCCGATTACGGAGGGAACTGAAATCAAATATCACACACATGGTAAAGCTTCCTATACCCTTGCCTTGGAATGGGCGGAAGAAGAAAAGATAGAAACTGTATTCTACATCACCGACTTAACTGGCTTTTTGCCTGAGGACATGCAGGTACCTTATGAGGTATACTGGCTTGTGCCGACTGAATTTGTTCCGAAAGCACCATTTGGAAAGGTAATGAAAGTGGTATAG
- a CDS encoding UDP-glucose dehydrogenase family protein, giving the protein MNIAVLGTGYVGLSTGVCLSQIGHHVTCIDINEQKINQLLQGISPIYEPGLEDLLTANMGAGRLHFTTSLSEALANAEIIVVAVGTPQGDDGAADLSYLVQAAKDLSAYITRDTIVVIKSTVPVGTNDFVKKMIEDQCGFPVKMVSNPEFLRQGSAIEDTMKADRIIIGSENAEASGKIRDMYQPLNVPVILTSTRSAEMIKYASNAFLATKISYINEIANLCEAVGADVTDVAKGMGKDKRIGEAFLNAGIGYGGSCFPKDVKALLHTAGLNGVEFPLLKETIAINEYQRKLLVTKAVKRFGGLKGKKIAMLGLAFKPETDDMREAPSIPISEALTVLGAEVVAYDPVAADNARKVIGDKIKYAGSIDEAIFEADAVFILTEWNEIKNLDVAKMVGKMKEPIIFDGRNCLSEEKIRACSSVEYYPIGKPPIII; this is encoded by the coding sequence ATGAACATTGCTGTTTTAGGTACAGGCTATGTAGGGCTGTCAACAGGAGTTTGTTTATCACAAATCGGCCATCATGTGACATGCATCGATATTAATGAACAAAAGATTAACCAATTACTTCAGGGAATTTCTCCTATTTATGAACCTGGTCTTGAAGATTTACTAACTGCGAATATGGGAGCAGGCAGGCTGCATTTTACCACCTCTCTAAGTGAGGCGTTAGCTAATGCAGAAATCATTGTGGTTGCGGTTGGTACACCTCAGGGTGATGACGGGGCAGCAGACCTTTCTTATTTGGTACAAGCTGCGAAAGATCTATCTGCCTATATTACGCGTGATACCATTGTAGTGATTAAGAGTACGGTGCCAGTCGGTACGAATGATTTTGTAAAAAAAATGATCGAAGACCAATGTGGGTTTCCGGTGAAAATGGTTTCGAATCCAGAGTTTCTCCGGCAGGGATCTGCGATTGAGGATACGATGAAGGCGGACCGAATTATTATTGGTTCGGAAAATGCTGAGGCATCAGGGAAAATTAGGGACATGTATCAGCCATTAAATGTGCCTGTGATTTTAACAAGTACAAGAAGTGCTGAAATGATAAAATATGCCTCCAATGCGTTTCTAGCTACGAAGATTAGTTATATCAATGAAATAGCCAATTTATGCGAAGCAGTTGGAGCAGATGTCACCGATGTTGCTAAAGGAATGGGGAAAGATAAAAGGATCGGCGAAGCATTTTTGAATGCTGGTATTGGGTACGGTGGCTCTTGTTTTCCAAAAGATGTCAAAGCCTTGCTCCATACCGCCGGATTAAATGGAGTAGAATTTCCGCTATTAAAAGAAACCATTGCCATTAATGAATATCAACGAAAATTGTTGGTAACAAAGGCGGTAAAACGGTTTGGCGGATTAAAAGGGAAGAAAATTGCGATGCTTGGACTAGCATTTAAACCAGAGACAGATGATATGAGAGAAGCACCGTCCATTCCAATTTCAGAAGCATTAACAGTATTAGGTGCAGAAGTCGTCGCCTATGATCCAGTTGCTGCTGACAACGCAAGAAAAGTTATTGGTGATAAAATTAAGTATGCCGGATCCATTGATGAAGCGATTTTCGAAGCAGACGCTGTGTTCATTTTAACCGAGTGGAACGAGATCAAAAATTTGGATGTAGCGAAGATGGTAGGAAAAATGAAAGAACCAATCATCTTTGACGGCAGAAACTGTCTTTCAGAAGAGAAAATTCGAGCATGCAGCTCAGTAGAATACTACCCAATTGGAAAACCACCGATCATCATCTAA